In Fusarium oxysporum f. sp. lycopersici 4287 chromosome 4, whole genome shotgun sequence, a genomic segment contains:
- a CDS encoding signal recognition particle subunit SRP14, whose protein sequence is MADSHMSHDEFFAKLGELFNHRKGSDHGAIYLSQKRLTYGQGIPSPSEEEPSPDIHPGKPLPLIIRATNGKGKKDRSNKAKLSTVVNPEDLEAFYVRYADVCKAGMTALKPRDRSKKKAKAKKKKAAA, encoded by the exons ATGGCTGACTCTCATATGAGCCATGACGAG TTCTTCGCCAAGTTGGGTGAGCTCTTCAATCATCGCAAGGGCAGCGACCATGGCGCCATCTACTTGAGCCAGAAGCGAC TCACATACGGTCAGGGCATCCCCAGTCCCTCAGAAGAGGAGCCCTCTCCGGATATTCACCCTGGCAAGCCTCTGCCCCTCATCATCAGGGCAACAAatggcaagggcaagaaggatcgCTCTAACAAAGCCAAGCTTTCAACAGTCGTCAACCCCGAGGATCTGGAGGCTTTCTACGTGCGGTATGCCGATGTGTGCAAGGCTGGCATGACAGCCCTGAAGCCCAGAGAcaggagcaagaagaaggccaaggcaaagaagaagaaggctgcagCATAA